The following proteins come from a genomic window of Nostoc sp. TCL26-01:
- a CDS encoding trans-aconitate 2-methyltransferase: MNWYKEDLAFIHDVGFADYAVKSAPAILGIFQKINLPTGFVVDLGCGSGLLTQELVKAGYQAMGIDISESMIAIARRRLPQVEFKVGSFFKIDIPPCHAVTCVSECLNYLFDPDNNQQTLYQLFCRIYTALLPGGVFIFDIAEPGQVNRTTKNFTQTDDWTVLVEKTEDQEQRILTRYITSFRKIGEHYRRSDEIHHQKLYKATDIAEELRQAGFQVQISDRYGQYYLPKAHAALIASK, encoded by the coding sequence ATGAATTGGTACAAAGAAGACCTAGCATTTATTCATGATGTTGGTTTTGCCGACTATGCGGTAAAGTCAGCTCCAGCAATTTTAGGAATATTCCAAAAAATTAATCTACCCACAGGTTTTGTTGTAGATTTAGGCTGTGGTAGTGGATTATTAACACAGGAATTAGTCAAAGCTGGTTATCAGGCGATGGGTATTGATATTTCTGAGTCAATGATAGCGATCGCTCGCCGACGACTACCACAAGTAGAATTTAAAGTCGGATCTTTTTTCAAAATAGATATTCCCCCATGTCATGCTGTTACCTGCGTCAGTGAATGTTTGAATTATTTATTTGATCCAGACAATAATCAGCAAACACTCTACCAATTATTCTGTCGCATTTATACAGCCTTGCTTCCTGGAGGTGTCTTTATTTTCGATATTGCAGAACCAGGACAAGTTAACCGAACCACTAAAAACTTTACCCAAACCGACGATTGGACAGTACTAGTTGAAAAAACAGAAGATCAAGAACAGAGAATCTTAACTCGTTACATTACTAGCTTTCGCAAGATAGGAGAACATTATAGGCGGTCTGATGAAATACATCACCAGAAGCTATACAAAGCCACAGACATTGCTGAAGAACTCCGTCAAGCTGGCTTCCAAGTCCAAATTAGCGATCGCTACGGACAGTATTATTTACCAAAAGCACACGCAGCTTTAATTGCTAGTAAGTGA
- a CDS encoding Hsp20/alpha crystallin family protein gives MALIRWEPFRDIERLEPFRDIDTLQRQMNRLFDRLMPTNGGEKVGFTFVPAAEIEETDDAIHLQLEVPGLEPKDINVEATPESVSISGERKSETKTEENGITRSEFRYGRFQRVIPLPSLVENDRVEAEYKNGILRLTLPKAESERHKVVKVNIG, from the coding sequence ATGGCACTTATTAGATGGGAACCATTTCGGGATATTGAACGCTTAGAACCATTCCGAGATATAGATACTTTACAACGGCAAATGAATCGTCTGTTTGATAGGTTAATGCCTACCAATGGCGGAGAAAAAGTTGGGTTTACATTTGTACCTGCTGCAGAAATCGAAGAAACTGATGATGCTATTCATCTGCAACTAGAAGTGCCTGGTTTAGAACCAAAAGATATCAATGTAGAAGCTACACCAGAATCAGTTTCTATTAGTGGTGAGCGTAAATCTGAAACCAAGACCGAAGAAAACGGTATCACCCGTTCTGAATTTAGGTACGGTAGATTCCAAAGAGTCATTCCCCTACCTTCTCTGGTAGAAAATGACAGAGTAGAGGCTGAATATAAAAATGGTATTCTCCGTCTAACTTTGCCAAAAGCAGAATCAGAAAGACATAAAGTGGTGAAAGTCAATATTGGTTAA
- a CDS encoding stage II sporulation protein M, whose protein sequence is MNIKRWIARRESNWQRLDALLRQLESKGLKSLKALEIRELASLYRSVAADLARAQTQQVGNTLVHSLQTLTTRAYTQIYQGSRRQEWQAVSEFYLWGLPAVVRQTFPYIATATALFLLGVIVAWWYAWQDPTFMSLIVPQPLISQVRDEHKLWMGSIVGIEPLASSGIMINNLKVSFGAVAGGITAGAFTTYLMVFNGLLIGAIGTLVGQNNLAYPFWAFVFPHGALELPAIFFAGGAGFLIARAILFPGRYRRGDALKLYGSQAVQLVFGIVPMLVIAGIIEGFFSPNPSVPAPFKYLFGVGLFIGLVMYLNRKRSSPMK, encoded by the coding sequence ATGAATATTAAACGTTGGATTGCCCGGCGAGAGTCAAACTGGCAGCGTTTGGATGCGTTGTTGAGGCAATTAGAGTCCAAAGGACTCAAATCCCTCAAAGCACTGGAAATTAGAGAGTTAGCCAGCTTATATCGTTCCGTGGCCGCAGATTTGGCCCGCGCCCAAACCCAGCAAGTAGGTAACACTCTAGTACACAGTTTACAAACCTTAACAACTCGCGCTTATACCCAGATTTACCAAGGTTCCCGACGACAAGAATGGCAAGCCGTATCAGAATTTTACCTCTGGGGACTGCCAGCTGTAGTACGGCAGACATTTCCGTATATAGCCACTGCTACGGCGTTATTTTTACTGGGGGTAATAGTCGCTTGGTGGTATGCTTGGCAAGACCCGACATTTATGTCCCTCATCGTTCCACAACCCCTCATTTCTCAAGTGCGAGATGAGCATAAATTGTGGATGGGGTCAATAGTAGGGATTGAGCCTTTAGCATCTAGTGGGATTATGATTAATAATCTCAAGGTGTCTTTTGGTGCTGTGGCTGGTGGGATAACCGCCGGGGCATTTACAACTTATTTAATGGTATTTAATGGTTTACTGATTGGGGCGATTGGTACTTTAGTCGGACAGAACAATCTCGCATATCCATTTTGGGCATTTGTCTTTCCCCACGGCGCTTTAGAATTACCTGCTATTTTCTTTGCTGGTGGGGCTGGGTTTCTCATCGCCAGAGCGATTTTGTTTCCAGGCCGATATCGTCGTGGTGATGCCTTAAAATTATATGGTTCCCAAGCAGTACAGTTAGTATTTGGCATTGTTCCTATGTTAGTTATTGCTGGGATTATTGAGGGATTTTTCTCTCCCAATCCCAGCGTACCTGCACCATTTAAGTATTTGTTTGGTGTAGGATTGTTTATTGGTTTAGTCATGTATTTGAATCGGAAACGTTCATCACCCATGAAGTAG
- a CDS encoding DUF975 domain-containing protein has product MAGNIGSPNPIQPLSVGNVVSAGLRLYRSHLKDYFLLALKAYLWVLIPVYGWAKFYALTALISRLAFGELVNQPESIPSGQRFVNSRLWQFLLTILLLFLVGIGIGIGVVIVFSLLGILSAGLLGGSGQQRNPAIYLLFALVAFVIGIGVFVGVLWLVTRFYLVDLPLAVEDNMDASTAIGRSWELTQGHVWRVLLISFVAFLITLPIQIVVQILTRVLQFVFLPLIQDGSSIYLLLYLVLVLVISFSSGAVLVPFWQTIKAVIYYDLRSRREGLGLKLRDREV; this is encoded by the coding sequence ATGGCAGGAAATATTGGTTCTCCTAATCCCATTCAACCACTGAGCGTGGGTAATGTCGTCAGTGCAGGATTGAGGCTGTATCGTTCTCATCTGAAGGACTATTTTTTACTGGCGTTGAAAGCTTATCTCTGGGTACTAATTCCAGTTTACGGCTGGGCTAAGTTTTATGCTCTGACAGCGTTAATTTCTCGCCTGGCTTTTGGTGAACTGGTCAATCAACCTGAAAGTATTCCCTCTGGTCAGCGTTTTGTCAACTCTCGTTTATGGCAGTTTTTGTTGACAATACTGTTATTGTTCCTGGTTGGTATTGGTATTGGTATTGGTGTGGTCATTGTATTTAGCTTACTGGGAATTTTATCTGCCGGGCTACTGGGAGGGAGTGGTCAGCAGAGAAATCCGGCTATTTATCTTTTGTTTGCTCTGGTCGCTTTTGTGATTGGTATTGGGGTGTTTGTGGGTGTTTTATGGTTAGTGACACGATTCTATTTAGTGGATTTACCCTTGGCTGTAGAAGATAATATGGATGCTTCCACGGCTATTGGGCGCAGTTGGGAGTTAACACAAGGCCATGTCTGGCGAGTATTGTTAATTTCTTTTGTGGCTTTTTTAATTACACTGCCAATTCAAATTGTCGTACAGATTCTCACTAGGGTTTTGCAGTTTGTTTTCTTACCCTTAATCCAAGATGGATCTTCTATCTATCTTCTACTTTATTTAGTCCTAGTCTTGGTGATCAGTTTTAGCAGTGGTGCAGTACTTGTACCATTCTGGCAAACAATTAAAGCTGTAATTTACTATGACTTGCGGAGTCGCCGCGAAGGCTTGGGTTTGAAGTTACGCGATCGCGAAGTATAA
- a CDS encoding RDD family protein — MHLFNRVKYHTPESVELEFTLAGIGNRAWALIIDYVILATTWIVFFLAWAFISAQLVDWTADTFGSVAGIWLVAIAFIVSFVIYAGYFVFFEALWQGQTPGKRSAKIRVVRDDGRPIGLQQATLRALLRPVDEFLFLGAFLIVFSRREKRLGDLVAGTIVIQAQAPTSSATLIISEQAKSFHKDLLQIADLSILLPDDFAVIREYLQRRSKMGNKARVALSRKLAQQVQAILHLEELSPTINPDVLLEAVYLAYQEKEF, encoded by the coding sequence ATGCACCTGTTTAACCGTGTTAAATATCACACGCCAGAAAGTGTAGAGTTGGAATTTACCCTGGCTGGGATTGGGAATCGTGCCTGGGCTTTGATAATTGATTATGTGATTTTAGCTACGACTTGGATTGTCTTCTTTTTGGCGTGGGCGTTTATTTCAGCACAGTTGGTAGACTGGACAGCAGACACTTTTGGTTCAGTAGCGGGTATTTGGTTAGTAGCGATCGCTTTTATTGTCAGCTTCGTCATCTACGCTGGTTATTTTGTCTTTTTTGAAGCTTTATGGCAAGGACAAACACCCGGTAAACGTTCGGCTAAAATTCGTGTAGTCCGAGATGATGGTCGGCCAATTGGCTTACAGCAAGCGACTCTCAGGGCTTTATTACGTCCTGTCGATGAGTTTTTATTTCTCGGTGCTTTTTTGATTGTGTTTAGTCGTCGGGAAAAGCGCCTGGGTGACTTAGTTGCAGGGACAATTGTCATCCAAGCCCAAGCACCAACCTCATCAGCAACTTTGATAATCTCTGAACAAGCCAAGTCCTTCCATAAGGATTTGTTACAAATCGCTGATTTATCAATCTTGTTACCCGATGATTTTGCCGTCATTCGAGAGTATCTACAACGACGTAGCAAAATGGGCAATAAAGCCAGAGTCGCCTTATCCCGCAAGTTAGCCCAACAGGTACAAGCAATTCTCCATCTAGAAGAACTATCACCAACAATCAACCCTGATGTGCTTCTAGAAGCAGTTTATCTTGCATATCAAGAGAAAGAGTTTTGA
- the hpnJ gene encoding hopanoid biosynthesis associated radical SAM protein HpnJ — translation MKKTLFLSPPSFDGFDGGAGSRYQAKREITSFWYPTWLAQPAALVPGSRLVDAPPHHQTVEDVLKIAKDYELIVMHTSTPSLANDVKCAEAIKAQNPDAEIGFVGAHVAVLPQETLQDNPVIDFVCRNEFDYTCKELAEGKPWDAITGLSYRDQYGNIKHNEERPLIHDWDAMPSVLPTYARDLDITKYFIGYLQHPYISFYTGRGCPAKCTFCLWPQTIGGHLYRHKSPAAVGREMESAKAIFGDKVREYMFDDDTFTIDKHRAIAISEHMKRLKLTWSCNARANLDYDTLKQLRDNGLRLLLVGFESGNQDILNRIKKGIKLEVAREFMKNCHKLGITVHGTFIIGLPIETKETVEETIRFACELNPHTIQVSIAAPYPGTELYEQAKTHGWFNEQALVANSGIQTSTLQYPTLASAEIEDAVERMYRQFYFRPKAIVPIVWEMLSDRQMLVRRLREGAEFFSYLKERRTQAAAHAESN, via the coding sequence ATGAAGAAAACTCTATTCCTCAGTCCTCCTTCCTTTGATGGGTTTGATGGTGGTGCTGGTTCACGATACCAAGCTAAACGGGAAATTACATCTTTTTGGTATCCCACATGGCTAGCTCAACCTGCGGCACTTGTACCGGGTAGCAGGCTAGTAGATGCACCACCACATCATCAAACTGTGGAAGATGTATTGAAAATTGCCAAAGATTACGAACTGATTGTCATGCACACCAGTACCCCATCCTTGGCTAATGATGTGAAATGTGCAGAAGCCATCAAAGCGCAAAATCCAGACGCAGAGATTGGTTTTGTCGGCGCTCATGTGGCAGTTTTACCACAGGAGACACTACAAGATAACCCAGTCATTGATTTTGTCTGTCGCAACGAATTTGACTACACCTGTAAGGAACTAGCCGAGGGTAAACCTTGGGATGCAATCACAGGTCTGAGTTATCGTGACCAATACGGTAATATCAAACACAACGAAGAGCGTCCATTAATCCATGATTGGGATGCCATGCCCAGTGTTTTGCCAACCTATGCGCGTGACTTAGATATCACTAAATATTTTATCGGTTATCTCCAGCATCCCTACATCTCCTTTTATACCGGGCGTGGTTGTCCAGCAAAATGTACCTTCTGCCTGTGGCCACAGACTATCGGTGGACATCTGTATCGTCACAAAAGTCCAGCAGCAGTGGGACGAGAGATGGAGTCAGCCAAAGCCATCTTTGGTGACAAAGTGCGGGAGTATATGTTTGATGACGATACCTTTACGATTGATAAGCATCGAGCGATCGCCATCAGCGAACATATGAAACGCTTAAAACTCACCTGGAGTTGTAACGCTCGTGCCAACTTAGACTACGATACCTTAAAACAACTGCGCGATAATGGACTGAGGTTATTGCTGGTGGGTTTTGAATCTGGTAATCAAGATATTCTCAACCGGATTAAAAAAGGCATCAAGCTAGAAGTGGCACGGGAATTTATGAAAAACTGCCATAAGCTTGGTATCACGGTTCATGGAACTTTTATTATCGGTTTACCCATTGAAACCAAGGAAACAGTAGAAGAAACCATCCGCTTTGCCTGTGAACTCAATCCCCATACAATTCAAGTCTCCATTGCCGCACCTTACCCCGGTACAGAATTGTATGAACAAGCTAAAACTCATGGTTGGTTCAACGAACAAGCATTAGTGGCTAACTCTGGGATTCAAACCTCGACATTACAATATCCCACTCTTGCTAGTGCCGAAATTGAAGACGCAGTAGAGAGGATGTATCGTCAATTCTACTTCCGTCCCAAAGCCATCGTACCAATTGTGTGGGAAATGTTGAGCGATCGCCAAATGCTAGTCCGTCGTCTCAGAGAGGGTGCAGAATTTTTCTCCTACCTCAAAGAACGGCGTACACAAGCGGCTGCACACGCAGAATCGAATTAG
- a CDS encoding squalene/phytoene synthase family protein, whose translation MDLRSDALQILKETSRTFYIPISILPPGLQEAVASAYLCMRAIDEIEDHPTLDNPTKAKLLRAISLTLQAGVDGFPVDAFCAGFSGYENTLEEVTLRVREWSLLAPETIAPRIWDATAAMADRMAYWAEINWKVNTESDLDRYTFGVAGAVGLLLSDLWTWYDGTQTNRTLAIGFGRGLQAVNILRNHLEDMERGVSFFPNDWNAANMQEYALRNLALADAYTNALPTGPALNFCQIPLALAHGTIDAIANGKEKLSRSEVIALLEQISSINLKAG comes from the coding sequence ATGGATTTACGTAGCGATGCCTTGCAGATCCTCAAAGAAACTAGTCGAACTTTTTATATTCCCATTAGTATTTTACCTCCAGGATTGCAAGAGGCAGTCGCATCAGCGTACCTGTGTATGCGTGCCATAGACGAGATAGAAGACCATCCAACACTAGATAATCCGACTAAAGCAAAACTATTAAGAGCAATCAGCCTCACACTCCAAGCCGGAGTTGATGGTTTCCCTGTGGATGCGTTCTGTGCTGGATTTAGCGGCTACGAAAATACCTTAGAAGAAGTCACTCTCAGGGTTAGAGAATGGTCATTACTAGCACCTGAAACCATCGCCCCGCGAATTTGGGATGCTACCGCCGCGATGGCAGATAGGATGGCTTACTGGGCGGAAATTAACTGGAAAGTTAATACAGAGTCTGATTTAGATCGCTATACCTTTGGTGTCGCTGGTGCAGTGGGGCTATTGCTCTCAGATTTGTGGACTTGGTATGATGGCACACAAACAAACAGAACTTTAGCGATCGGTTTTGGTAGAGGCTTGCAAGCCGTTAACATCCTACGTAATCACCTGGAAGACATGGAACGGGGAGTCAGTTTCTTCCCTAATGATTGGAATGCAGCCAATATGCAAGAGTACGCACTGCGGAATCTTGCCCTAGCAGATGCCTATACCAACGCTTTACCAACTGGCCCGGCACTAAATTTTTGCCAAATTCCTCTGGCCTTGGCACATGGCACGATAGACGCTATTGCCAACGGTAAGGAAAAACTCAGTCGAAGTGAGGTGATTGCCCTGCTTGAGCAAATCAGCAGTATCAACTTGAAGGCTGGTTAA
- a CDS encoding FAD-dependent oxidoreductase, whose translation MPNNSGKTTSIWMEQANVPVASSLAENIYADVCIVGAGIAGMSTAYLLNRAGKSVVVLDDGVIGGGQTARTTAHLSNVLSYRYSELERIHGQERVKLIAQSHTTAIDTIEAIAIQENIECEFARIDGYLFPHNPASVKEIHQELAAVHRAGLADVELVQQAPIAGWDTGVCLRFPQQGQFDPLKYLAGLATAIQRRGGRIYTHTHVNKIQGGTTTRVETSNGFVVTADAVVVATNSPISNLATMHFKQAAYLTYVIGAKVPRDSVTTALYWDTLDPYHYVRLQKLDAEHDILIVGGEDHKTGQANDADARYARLQQWTQARFPMIEEITHRWSGQVMNADDGIAYIGKAPFDSENIYIVTGDSGLGMTHGTIAGMLLTDTILGRKNTWAEVYDPARARMGAIADLISENLNVASQYLDWLKPGDVDTVEKIAPGTGAVVQRGLTKVAAYRDEDGHLHEHSAVCTHLNCIVNWNSSEQTWDCPCHGSRFDACGQVINGPAINGLTPVTQKSVS comes from the coding sequence ATGCCCAACAACTCTGGAAAAACTACATCTATTTGGATGGAACAGGCAAATGTGCCAGTTGCATCTAGCTTGGCAGAAAACATTTATGCAGATGTGTGTATTGTCGGTGCTGGCATAGCTGGAATGTCAACAGCCTACTTACTTAATCGCGCAGGTAAATCAGTTGTGGTGCTAGATGATGGTGTAATTGGTGGTGGACAAACTGCACGAACAACAGCACATTTATCAAATGTTTTAAGTTATCGCTACTCGGAATTAGAACGAATACATGGTCAAGAACGAGTAAAATTGATTGCCCAAAGCCACACAACTGCTATTGATACTATCGAGGCGATCGCTATTCAAGAAAACATCGAGTGTGAGTTTGCCCGAATTGATGGTTATTTATTTCCTCATAACCCTGCATCGGTGAAGGAAATACACCAAGAATTAGCAGCTGTCCATCGTGCGGGACTCGCTGATGTAGAACTTGTCCAACAAGCACCGATAGCAGGTTGGGACACAGGCGTTTGTCTGCGGTTTCCTCAGCAAGGGCAATTTGATCCATTAAAATATCTGGCAGGTTTAGCAACAGCTATTCAACGTCGTGGAGGGAGAATTTACACTCATACCCACGTCAATAAAATTCAGGGTGGGACAACAACTCGTGTGGAAACCAGTAATGGTTTTGTGGTAACAGCTGATGCAGTGGTAGTGGCTACTAATTCTCCTATTAGTAATTTGGCTACTATGCACTTTAAACAAGCTGCTTATCTTACCTACGTCATCGGTGCAAAAGTACCTCGTGATTCTGTTACCACAGCTTTGTATTGGGACACTTTAGATCCTTATCACTATGTCCGGTTGCAAAAGTTAGATGCCGAACATGATATCTTGATCGTCGGTGGTGAAGATCATAAGACAGGTCAAGCCAACGATGCTGATGCCCGCTATGCCAGATTGCAACAGTGGACACAAGCAAGATTCCCCATGATCGAAGAAATTACCCATCGCTGGTCTGGTCAGGTAATGAATGCTGATGATGGCATTGCTTACATTGGCAAAGCCCCCTTTGATAGCGAAAATATCTACATCGTCACAGGTGATTCTGGTTTAGGGATGACTCATGGCACGATCGCCGGTATGCTGTTGACAGATACCATTTTGGGCAGAAAAAACACCTGGGCAGAAGTTTACGACCCTGCACGAGCTAGAATGGGGGCGATCGCTGATTTAATTTCCGAAAACCTCAACGTAGCTAGTCAGTATTTAGATTGGCTCAAACCAGGTGATGTTGATACTGTGGAAAAAATTGCCCCAGGTACAGGTGCAGTTGTGCAACGTGGGTTAACAAAAGTTGCTGCCTATCGAGATGAAGATGGTCACTTGCATGAACATTCCGCAGTTTGTACCCATCTTAACTGCATCGTTAACTGGAATTCTTCTGAGCAGACTTGGGATTGTCCTTGTCATGGTTCGCGGTTTGATGCTTGTGGTCAAGTTATCAATGGCCCAGCGATTAATGGTCTAACACCTGTTACGCAAAAGTCAGTTAGTTAA
- the era gene encoding GTPase Era, with protein MTVELKVSSIDNHILSLSEDVTIPQAPPGFKSGFIGIIGRPNVGKSTLMNQLVGQKIAITSPVAQTTRNRLRGIVTTPAAQLIFVDTPGIHKPHHQLGEVLVQNAKIAIESVDVVLFVVDGTVACGAGDRFIADLLTRSQTPVILGINKIDQQPPDAHNIDTSYEQMALAYQWPTVKFSAKVSTGLPQLQELLIEHLDEGPLYYPPDLVTDQPERFIMGELIREQVLLLTREEVPHSVAIAIDLVEETPTVTRVLATIHVERDSQKGILIGKGGSMLKAIGSAAREQIQKLISGKVYLELFVKVQPKWRHSRIRLAELGYRVEE; from the coding sequence ATGACGGTGGAACTAAAAGTGTCTAGTATTGATAATCACATTTTATCCTTGTCAGAGGATGTAACAATTCCTCAAGCTCCTCCCGGATTTAAATCTGGGTTTATTGGCATTATTGGTCGTCCTAATGTCGGTAAATCTACGTTGATGAATCAATTAGTAGGTCAGAAAATTGCCATTACATCACCAGTAGCTCAAACTACGCGCAATCGTTTGAGAGGAATCGTCACCACCCCAGCAGCCCAGTTAATCTTTGTAGATACACCAGGAATTCACAAACCCCATCATCAATTGGGTGAAGTGCTAGTACAAAATGCCAAAATAGCGATTGAATCTGTGGATGTGGTGCTATTTGTAGTAGATGGAACGGTGGCTTGTGGTGCAGGCGATCGCTTTATTGCCGATTTGTTAACACGCAGCCAAACGCCTGTAATTTTGGGGATCAACAAAATAGATCAACAACCCCCAGATGCTCACAATATAGATACCAGCTACGAGCAAATGGCTTTAGCTTATCAATGGCCAACAGTCAAATTTTCTGCCAAAGTGAGTACGGGATTACCTCAATTACAAGAATTATTAATCGAGCATTTAGATGAAGGCCCCCTATACTATCCCCCAGACTTGGTAACAGACCAGCCAGAACGGTTTATTATGGGAGAGTTAATCCGTGAGCAGGTGTTGCTGTTGACTCGTGAAGAAGTACCGCATTCAGTAGCGATCGCAATTGATCTAGTCGAAGAAACACCAACCGTTACCCGCGTACTTGCAACTATTCATGTGGAACGTGATTCCCAAAAAGGTATTCTCATCGGTAAAGGTGGCTCAATGCTCAAAGCCATTGGTAGCGCCGCCCGCGAACAAATTCAAAAACTGATTTCTGGTAAAGTCTATCTAGAACTATTTGTCAAAGTACAACCAAAATGGCGACACTCGCGCATCAGATTAGCTGAATTGGGCTATCGCGTGGAAGAATAG
- a CDS encoding response regulator transcription factor, giving the protein MSYPLNLPSDAPPLRVLIVEDDPMMQLGLEQSLMAHPQLAIVGQAEDGYLGVQAALKLKPDLVVMDIGLPRLDGIAATQQIKAALPETHVVMLTSHKTQTEIIAALSSGADAYCIKGASVERLLNAIAAAVDGATYLDPQIARQVIENLKPPSVSGNTANLSGRELEVLKLMVEGLSNPEIAEKLYLSPNTVKTHVRGIMNKLAVDDRVQAAVVALRSGLV; this is encoded by the coding sequence ATGAGCTATCCCTTAAATCTGCCAAGTGATGCTCCCCCTTTGCGTGTGTTGATTGTCGAAGATGATCCGATGATGCAATTGGGGCTAGAGCAATCATTAATGGCTCATCCTCAATTAGCAATTGTTGGACAAGCAGAAGATGGTTATTTAGGTGTGCAAGCAGCACTGAAGCTGAAACCAGATTTAGTAGTCATGGACATTGGTTTACCACGACTTGATGGTATTGCTGCCACACAGCAAATCAAAGCTGCACTCCCAGAAACTCATGTAGTAATGTTGACATCGCACAAAACACAGACAGAAATTATTGCTGCACTTTCTAGTGGCGCTGATGCCTATTGTATCAAAGGTGCAAGTGTCGAGCGATTATTGAATGCGATCGCTGCTGCCGTCGATGGTGCAACCTACCTTGATCCCCAAATCGCTAGACAAGTAATTGAAAACCTCAAACCCCCTTCAGTTTCTGGGAATACTGCGAATTTATCAGGACGAGAATTAGAAGTATTAAAACTCATGGTGGAAGGTTTAAGTAACCCAGAAATAGCCGAAAAACTCTACCTTAGTCCCAACACCGTCAAAACTCACGTCCGAGGAATTATGAACAAATTAGCAGTTGATGATCGTGTCCAAGCCGCAGTTGTGGCTCTACGTTCTGGCTTAGTTTGA
- a CDS encoding DMT family transporter, with amino-acid sequence MNQIHKTSGQTYLWLAVIIFGASSAVTRKLTEIGAQHLVDGRNPISLCNVLFVGNLWALVVLILIYRRQWNQAILKQLSKKEWVSLIVVAILAGALAPGLIFQALAITRVNNVILVGRIEPLLTLALSIWLLKERVNFWELMGATIAFIGVTLTILLQPAAAAVMNMGSLHIGLGETLAVAGSVCATAAVIISKKYLVHTPLGIYSIVRTAIGTVVFFVSALVLYGQDHFADAFSPFLWQWMLVYSIVIVVIGQLLWLQGLRNSTTSTASLIGSFSPIVGVVAAYLILKEAPTTAQYIGGSLILVGIFLSQVGIQYQNARRTASSSIDSMKTEQALEAGMGFKGI; translated from the coding sequence ATGAATCAAATCCACAAAACTTCTGGACAAACCTATCTGTGGCTAGCGGTAATAATTTTTGGAGCATCTAGTGCAGTTACTCGCAAGCTAACTGAAATTGGCGCTCAACACCTCGTAGATGGGCGCAATCCTATTTCCTTATGTAATGTTTTATTTGTAGGCAACTTGTGGGCCTTGGTAGTCCTGATATTAATTTATAGACGACAGTGGAATCAAGCAATATTAAAACAACTATCTAAGAAAGAGTGGGTAAGTTTAATAGTGGTGGCTATTTTAGCAGGAGCATTAGCACCTGGTTTAATTTTCCAAGCATTAGCCATCACACGAGTCAATAATGTGATTTTAGTGGGACGCATAGAACCTCTTCTCACGCTAGCTTTATCAATCTGGTTATTAAAAGAACGAGTAAATTTTTGGGAGTTGATGGGCGCTACTATTGCATTTATCGGCGTGACTTTAACCATTCTGCTTCAGCCAGCAGCTGCCGCCGTCATGAATATGGGCAGTTTGCATATAGGTCTAGGCGAAACTTTAGCAGTGGCTGGATCTGTTTGTGCAACGGCTGCTGTGATTATTAGTAAAAAATATCTTGTTCACACTCCTTTGGGGATCTACAGTATTGTTCGTACTGCTATAGGAACAGTCGTCTTTTTTGTCAGCGCTTTAGTTTTGTATGGTCAAGATCATTTTGCTGATGCGTTTTCACCTTTTCTGTGGCAGTGGATGCTGGTTTATAGTATTGTGATTGTAGTTATAGGTCAGTTATTGTGGCTGCAAGGATTGAGGAATTCAACAACATCTACAGCATCTCTGATTGGTTCTTTTAGTCCGATTGTCGGTGTCGTAGCGGCTTATTTGATATTAAAAGAAGCACCAACAACAGCTCAATATATTGGTGGTAGTTTAATTTTAGTTGGGATATTTTTAAGCCAAGTTGGGATTCAATACCAAAATGCCCGTAGAACCGCATCTTCTTCCATCGATTCTATGAAGACAGAACAAGCATTAGAAGCTGGTATGGGATTTAAGGGGATATAA